The sequence CGTATCGGTGTCGTTGGTCACGCGGCCCGACTGGACCACGATGCCGCTGCGCGTTCCGGCGTTAGAGCCTTCCTCGGCGATGTTGTTGCCCGTGATGGTGGCGTTCATCGCGCCGCTGCCGTTGCCGCCCGTGTCGTCGCCGATCAGCGTCCACATGGCCTGCGTGCCGTTGATCTGGCGCAGGGTGTTGTTGCTGATTTTGACGGTGGTGGTGTTCGGGCCGCTGTGGGCGACATAGATGCCGGTGCCCGCTGCCGAGCCGGAATTGATGTTGGAAGGCCAGCTTCCGCCCTGGGGAGGCGTGCCGCCGGGGCCAGACGAGGCCGCCGCGTAGCCGATCTGGTTGCCGCTGATGGTGCCGTTCAGGTACGTGTTGCCGGGATTCTTGTCCACGCTCAGCGCGGTGCCGTTGGTGTAGGCGATGGTGTTGTTGCTGATGTCGAACGTGAGATTGCCTCCATTCACTTCGATGCCACCTGCACCTGCCAACGCACCGCTCGTCTGAAGAGCCTTGTTGCTTTGCAGCTTCGCCGTGCCGGTCGCGTTGCTCTGAATGGCAACCTGCATGGCATTGCCCCACCAGTACGTGAGAAGGTTGCTCAGCGCCGTCACATTCGCGGTCCCGTCACTGGCGATCACCTGAAACGCGGTGTTCCGCACATCCGACGTCGAGCCCTGCATCTGCGAGATGGTGTTGTTCGAGAACGTCAGATTGAGCGTGGGGTTGGTACCGGCGGTATTCCTCGCCAGAAAACCGTCGTACGCACCGCCGTTCAGCGTGGAATTGGTGACCTTGACGGTGCCGCCCAGATCGACCAGATGCACGCTGGATTCCTCGAAGGTGCCGGAATTGCTGGTGCCGTTGTTCCCGGTGGTGCTGATCTGGTCGAGTGTCAGGCCACGCACACCTGCGCCGTACAGCGCGTTGTTGCTGTGATTGCTCAGCGTCATGAACTTCAGGCTGGTATTCGCGGTGCTGTTCAGATACACGCCGTTGCCCGCCGCCGCGCCGTCTGCACCCGTCGTGTTCTGAATGGTGCCGCCCGACCCCGCCGATCCGGTCCCCGTCACGCTCAGGCCGCCTGCCCCCCCGGTGGTGTTCAGCAGGATGCCGTTCGCACCCCCGTTGGCATTGACCCGTTGGAAGGTCAGTCCTGCCGCGCCGATGTTGGTATTCGCCACACTGATGGCCGCGCCGCCCACCGACGTCGCGGTATTGCCGCTGCCCGTGACGGTGACGGTGCCGCCGCCGCTGACATTCAGGGCGTTGCCGGTCGCACTCGTCAGCGCCAGACCGCCGCCACTGAAGTTGATCGTGGTGCCGGTATTGTTCGTCAGATTGACCGGTACATTGGTGCTTGTGGCCGTCAACGTTTGATTGGAACCACTGAAATTGATGGTGCCGCCTGTATTGCCGCTGACCGAAATGCCGGTGGTGCCGTTGGTTTTGCTGATGGAGCCGCCATACGTCAGGTTCGGATTACTCCCAGTGACATTGACGGCGGTGCCGCTCGGATTGGTGATGCTCGACGTCGCCGCGAGATTGATGGTGCCACTCGATCCGTTGAGGACGTTCAGGCTGGCATTCCCGCCGTTCAGTGTGGTCGTGCCGTTCAGGTTCACGTTTCCATCCACGTTGCTGAGCGTCACGCCGCTGCCATTCGTGGCAGAGAGAGTTCCGCCTGCAAAGGTCACAGTGCCGCTCGCCTGATCGGTCACATTCAGTAAAGCGGCGTTGTTGCCCTGGGTGATGTTGCCGTTATACGTGACGGTGGGTGAACTGGCGGCGATGTTCATGGCCGGTCCACTGGGACTGGTGATGACGAAACTGCCGGGCGTGGCAGTTTTCCCGAAGGCGAAGGTGCCGCCCGATCCGTTTAGGATATCGACGCCCGCGTCGCTCCCGTTGAGCGTGACGGCGCTACCTGCTGCATTGAAGTTATAGGTGCCGTCGGCGTCGCTGAATTGCAGGCCCGTGCCGTTGGTGGCCGAGAGCGTATTGCCGAAGGTCAGGGTGCCGGTGTGGGTGCCTGACACGTCCACCAGAGCGGCATTGTTGGCCTGGGTGATGGTGCCGTTCTCGACGACGTTCACGCTGCCCCCGTTGACGCTGAAGGCTGCCCCGGCCGCGCCGCTGATGCTGCCTGCACTCAGCGTCAGGGTGCCTGCCGTGTTTGTCAGCTTCAGTCCAGTGGAGGTGCTGTTGGTGCTGGAAGCGCTGTCGAGCGTGCCGTTGACGGTGCCGCCCGTGAGATCAAGGGCGGGGCCACCGGCGGCCGTCACCGAGACGGCGGAAGTGGTGAGCGTGCCGAAGGACGTCCCAGCAATGCCTGCACCGCCTGCCGCGTTTACGTTCAGGCCCGCCAGTTCGTTGTCCTGCGCGAGCGTCAGACCCGCCCCGCTCAGCGTGGGCGCTCCCGCAGGATCGGTGGGCCGCAGGGTGGCTCCGCTCAAAGTCAGCGGCACGCCACCCCCGATCAGCCGTTGACTGGCTTTCAGCGTGAAGCCCGCGCTGTTGGTCGCGCCGCTACCGTGTGCCACATACACTGTGTCACCCGCACTTGACACCCCGCTTACTGACGACAGCCCCTGGAAGGGCGTGCCTGACCGACCGTCGCCGGAGGCGACGGTGTTGTCGACGTACCATACCCGGCCTGACACCGGGACGTTCGCACTCAGTGCCGGCGAGGTGCAGCCCGTGTTGTCCGAGACGCGGTAGCCCAGCGTCTCGGTGCTGCCCGTGCCGTCCCCGACCTTGGGCGTGAAGGTGAAGCTGCCGTCGCTGTTGACGGTGCTGCTGCTGCCGGCGGTGCTGCCGAGCGCACTCGCCGCACTCAAGGTCGGCAGCGCGCCGCCAGGCGTGGCGGGATACGCCGCGTAGTTCGACAGCACGCCGCTCGCGGCGGGCACGCTGCGGGTCGTATTGCCCACCACCGCATACGGTCCGGCCCCCAG is a genomic window of Deinococcus ruber containing:
- a CDS encoding beta strand repeat-containing protein, encoding MITRSRFPAGPASALLLCALLLSACGGPAPSASAPPPSAPVVQTPTPPSAQPNVLTPLGLLRVTFTHIGADDASATSITLSPLTSQALSDTAAGLQLLPVSSGSFVVGTRGAGGMRYLYATFKVRNATSAGAAYSTARTNPTLVAVSTPSSVNGTALSSLLKYDGSAVNPALAPQILPTHAMTFDRATDMPRVLSGGEDLQLYAEGETAALGLPSGVTRVLPYGFVIRNPSTPGSRTLPANPGVAQYDGVVTVAMKVPLQASAADDPFNVSLTLEAVDDSVTRVSESMEEQGAGSGAAARAALLGPSTQVATLCGTTLSGPNEVFLGSVTTAGAAGLDRQAHLGGNLALQTLGAGPYAVVGNTTRSVPAASGVLSNYAAYPATPGGALPTLSAASALGSTAGSSSTVNSDGSFTFTPKVGDGTGSTETLGYRVSDNTGCTSPALSANVPVSGRVWYVDNTVASGDGRSGTPFQGLSSVSGVSSAGDTVYVAHGSGATNSAGFTLKASQRLIGGGVPLTLSGATLRPTDPAGAPTLSGAGLTLAQDNELAGLNVNAAGGAGIAGTSFGTLTTSAVSVTAAGGPALDLTGGTVNGTLDSASSTNSTSTGLKLTNTAGTLTLSAGSISGAAGAAFSVNGGSVNVVENGTITQANNAALVDVSGTHTGTLTFGNTLSATNGTGLQFSDADGTYNFNAAGSAVTLNGSDAGVDILNGSGGTFAFGKTATPGSFVITSPSGPAMNIAASSPTVTYNGNITQGNNAALLNVTDQASGTVTFAGGTLSATNGSGVTLSNVDGNVNLNGTTTLNGGNASLNVLNGSSGTINLAATSSITNPSGTAVNVTGSNPNLTYGGSISKTNGTTGISVSGNTGGTINFSGSNQTLTATSTNVPVNLTNNTGTTINFSGGGLALTSATGNALNVSGGGTVTVTGSGNTATSVGGAAISVANTNIGAAGLTFQRVNANGGANGILLNTTGGAGGLSVTGTGSAGSGGTIQNTTGADGAAAGNGVYLNSTANTSLKFMTLSNHSNNALYGAGVRGLTLDQISTTGNNGTSNSGTFEESSVHLVDLGGTVKVTNSTLNGGAYDGFLARNTAGTNPTLNLTFSNNTISQMQGSTSDVRNTAFQVIASDGTANVTALSNLLTYWWGNAMQVAIQSNATGTAKLQSNKALQTSGALAGAGGIEVNGGNLTFDISNNTIAYTNGTALSVDKNPGNTYLNGTISGNQIGYAAASSGPGGTPPQGGSWPSNINSGSAAGTGIYVAHSGPNTTTVKISNNTLRQINGTQAMWTLIGDDTGGNGSGAMNATITGNNIAEEGSNAGTRSGIVVQSGRVTNDTDTFCADLSSNSITNFSTRIRPNQRFNTKMFLPGYTGASNGTAAVATYLTGRNPGTVTAAASSTAGGGGYFNTPGGAACPQPTTLP